A section of the Terriglobales bacterium genome encodes:
- a CDS encoding lipid-binding SYLF domain-containing protein has product MRRAFPWFLMSVLVVLIALPAWGASKEKDEETIRNAATVLQDVAPKISPDLLHSARCILVLPNVKKGGLIVGGSGGRGALSCRSGANFNGKWSAPAMYSIGGASVGLQVGGSSTDFVLLVMDDKGVNAILQDKTKVGADASATAGPSSAQSTASSVGGADLVTYSRSSGLFAGVSLDGATLHQDGDANQRLYDKKISAKEIVREGAVMPTDGGKQFLAALEQHAPTHK; this is encoded by the coding sequence ATGAGACGAGCTTTCCCCTGGTTCCTCATGTCCGTGCTGGTGGTCCTGATCGCTCTCCCTGCCTGGGGCGCCAGCAAGGAAAAGGACGAAGAAACCATTAGGAATGCCGCCACCGTGCTGCAGGACGTGGCGCCCAAGATCTCGCCCGACCTGCTGCATAGCGCCCGCTGCATCCTGGTGCTCCCCAACGTGAAGAAGGGCGGCTTGATCGTGGGCGGCAGCGGCGGCCGCGGGGCCCTGAGCTGCCGCAGCGGCGCCAACTTCAACGGCAAGTGGTCGGCGCCCGCCATGTACAGCATCGGCGGGGCCAGCGTCGGACTGCAGGTGGGCGGCTCCTCCACCGACTTCGTCCTGCTGGTGATGGACGACAAGGGTGTGAACGCCATCCTGCAGGACAAGACCAAGGTGGGGGCGGACGCCAGCGCCACCGCGGGTCCCAGCAGCGCCCAGAGCACGGCCAGCAGCGTGGGCGGGGCGGACCTGGTGACCTACTCGCGATCCAGCGGCCTGTTCGCGGGAGTCTCGCTGGACGGCGCCACCCTGCATCAGGATGGAGACGCCAACCAGCGCCTCTACGACAAGAAGATCAGCGCGAAGGAGATCGTGCGCGAGGGTGCGGTGATGCCCACCGACGGAGGCAAGCAGTTCCTGGCTGCCCTGGAGCAGCACGCGCCCACTCACAAGTAG
- the modC gene encoding molybdenum ABC transporter ATP-binding protein gives MNPGGEAALLVRVRKQFASGGRRGFQLDVDLALPPGITILFGPSGSGKTTLLECVAGLRRPEAGRIAANGLTLFDSNQGIDLPAARRAMGYLFQELALFPHLTAQENIEYGLGRLAPAARRQRSRALAESLHIAHLLERYPREISGGERQRVALARALVIQPQVLLLDEPLSGLDAAVRSKIIEDLRAWNAAQRIPIVYVTHARDEVHALGERVVVLEEGRVLAQGTPQEVLEAPRHEAIAQLAGFENLFDATVRALHPAQGTMTCRLQGSEVDLEVPLMRVEAGARARIAVRAGDILLATVPPAHLSARNVLAGTLASIQQMGVTVVAKVDCGVRVEVHLTPGARAALELRPGLAVWLVLKTHSCHLAG, from the coding sequence GTGCGGAAGCAGTTCGCTTCCGGCGGCAGACGCGGTTTTCAGTTGGACGTCGACCTGGCCCTGCCTCCGGGCATCACCATCCTGTTCGGGCCCTCGGGCTCGGGCAAGACCACGCTGCTGGAGTGCGTCGCCGGGCTGCGCCGGCCGGAAGCGGGACGCATCGCCGCCAACGGCCTCACCCTCTTCGATTCCAACCAGGGGATCGACCTGCCGGCCGCGCGGCGCGCCATGGGATACCTGTTCCAGGAGCTGGCCCTGTTCCCCCATCTGACCGCCCAGGAGAACATCGAGTACGGCCTGGGGAGGCTGGCGCCCGCCGCGCGCCGCCAGCGCAGCCGCGCTCTGGCCGAATCACTCCACATCGCGCACCTGCTGGAGCGCTATCCCCGCGAGATCTCGGGCGGGGAGCGTCAGCGCGTGGCCCTGGCGCGCGCCCTGGTCATCCAGCCGCAGGTCCTGCTGCTCGACGAGCCCCTCTCCGGGCTCGATGCCGCCGTCCGCTCCAAGATCATTGAAGACCTGCGAGCCTGGAATGCGGCGCAGCGCATCCCCATCGTGTATGTCACCCATGCCCGCGACGAGGTCCACGCCCTGGGAGAGCGGGTGGTCGTGCTCGAAGAGGGCAGGGTCCTTGCCCAGGGCACTCCGCAGGAGGTCCTGGAGGCCCCGCGCCACGAGGCCATCGCCCAGCTCGCCGGCTTCGAGAACCTCTTCGACGCCACCGTCCGCGCGCTGCATCCGGCGCAGGGAACCATGACCTGTCGCCTGCAGGGGAGCGAGGTGGACCTGGAGGTGCCGCTGATGCGCGTGGAAGCCGGGGCCCGGGCGCGCATCGCGGTGCGGGCGGGCGACATCCTGCTCGCCACCGTCCCGCCCGCCCACCTGAGCGCACGCAATGTGCTCGCCGGGACCCTGGCCTCGATCCAGCAGATGGGCGTCACCGTCGTGGCCAAGGTGGATTGCGGGGTCCGCGTGGAGGTTCACCTGACTCCCGGCGCGCGCGCGGCCCTGGAGCTACGGCCTGGCCTGGCGGTCTGGCTGGTGCTGAAGACACACTCCTGCCACTTGGCGGGCTGA